A segment of the Amycolatopsis thermophila genome:
AGCCCGGCCCGCAGCCACCACGCGGCACCGGCGACGAAGGCCAGCGCGACCAGCCGGACCAGGCCCTCGCCGGTACCGACCGAGCCCACGTCGACGGCGCCGAGGCCGTCCATGAGCCAGCGGTAGGCCAGCGGCCGGTCCACCCACACGTCGGTCGAGCCGCCGGTGACCCGCAGGCCGCCGAGCACGTACCGGACGTCGAAACCGAGACCGATCCACGCGACGGTCAGGGCGACCGGCAGCGCCGCGACGCCGGCCCAGACCCAGCCGCGGACGGGCGTGCGACGCGCCTGGTCGGGGACGGTTTCGGCGAGGTCCACCACGATCACCCTTCGTCGTCGAGGCGACGACTGTAACCAGGTTCGGCGCCCGCGGCGACGGCGGCCACCCGGGCGCGCGGTGACCCACCGTGCCACACGGTGATTTCACAGTGTCACCAGGGGAATCGGACGTCTCCGCCCTGCCCGGAGTGCGCGTGTCCCGCTCGCTACGCTAGGTCCCGTGCAAGCCATCAGCACGGTCGACCAGACCAGCGACGACCTCGCCCGCGCGGCGGAGCTGCCGCCGTTGTCGGACAGCCGCACCTTCGGGCGCGCCGTCGCCGACATCAAGGAAGGCCTCCGCGAGCGCGAACTGTGGAGCCACCTCGGCTGGCAGGACATCAAGCAGCGCTACCGCCGGTCGGTGATCGGCCCGTTCTGGATCACCATCAGCCAGGGCGTCATCGCGCTCGGCCTCGGCCTGCTGTACTCGCAGCTGTTCAACATGAACATCGGGACGTTCCTGCCCTACATCAGCGCGGGGTTCATCGTCTGGGCGTTCATCCAGGGCTGCCTGACCGAGGGCATGGAGACGTTCATCTCCAACGAGGGCCTGATCAAGCAGATCAAAGCGCCGTTGACGGTCTACGCGCTGCGCACGGTGTGGCGCCAGACGCTGATGTTCGCGCACAACCTGATCGTCATCGTGGTCGTGGTCGCGATCTTCTTCGGCAACCTCGCGCACGGCTACTCGCTGACGACCGAGAGCGGGCACTGCACCGCGGACACGAACCTCATCTGCCACCCCGGCCTGGGCTGGTACACGCTCAGCGCGATCCCGGCGTTCTTCCTGCTGGCCGTGAACGGCCTGTGGGTGACGTTGCTGCTCGGCATCGTCTCGACCCGCTACCGCGACCTGCCGCAGGTGATCAACTCCCTGGTCCAGCTGCTGTTCTACCTGACCCCGATCGTCTGGCCGATCGACCAGCTCAAGGGCGGGGCGCGGCAGGGCGTCAGCTGGGCGGAGCCGATCATCAAGCTCAACCCCATCTACCACTTCGTCCAGATCCTGCGCGCGCCGCTGATCGGGCAGGCCGTCAGCATCTGGAGCTGGGTCGCCGTGGGCGGCATCACGATCGTGGGCTGGCTGCTCGCGCTCGTCGCCATGCGCAACTACCGGGCCCGCGTCTCCTACTGGGTGTGAGAACAGACCATGGTCAGCATTGATGTGCAGAACGCCTACGTCGACTTCCCGATCTTCGACGCCAAGACGCGTTCGCTGAAGAAGAAGGTCCTCGGCAAGGTCGGCGGCAAGATCGGCACCGAGTCGAAGGTGCCGATCATCGAGGCGCTGCAGGACATCACCCTGTCGCTGCGCGAGGGCGACCGGGTCGGGCTGGTCGGCCACAACGGCGCCGGCAAGTCGACCCTGCTGCGGCTGCTGTCCGGCATCTACGAGCCCACGCGCGGCCTGGCCCGCGTCGAGGGCAAGGTCGCGCCGGTGTTCGACCTGGGCGTCGGCATGGACCCGGAGATCTCCGGCTTCGAGAACATCATGATCCGCGGCCTGTTCCTCGGCATGACGCGCAAGCAGATGGAGAAGCGGGTCGACGACATCGCCGAGTTCACCGAGCTGGGTGATTACCTCGCGATGCCGCTGCGGACCTACTCGACCGGTATGCGGGTGCGGCTCGCGCTCGGTGTGGTGACGACGATCGACCCGGAGATCCTGATCCTCGACGAGGGCATCGGCGCGGTCGACGCGGCGTTCCTCAACAAGGCGCGGGACCGTCTGGTGGATCTGGTGAACCGCTCCGGCATGTTGGTCTTCGCCTCGCACGCCGACGACCTACTCTTGGAGCTCTGCACGACGGCCATCTGGATGGACGAGGGCCGGATGAGGATGCGGGGCGGCCTGCGCGAGGTGCTCACCGCGTACAAGGGCCGCGACCCGTTCGAGAACATCAGCACGGAAACCGCCGCGCGGCTCGAAGCCGCGCCGGTGGGCCAGGGCGGGGAGTGACATGAGCGGTCCGGAGCAGGCTCCGATGCGACCGGGCGGCGTGGCGGCGGTGGTCGTCACGCGGCACCGCCGTGACCTGCTCGCGGACTCGCTGAAGATCATCGCCGCCCAGACCCGCCCGGTCGACCACCTCGTCGTCGTGGACAACGGCCCGGACCAGCCGGCGCGCGACGTCGTGGAGTCCTTCCCCGGCCGGTACACGTACCTGCCCTCGCACCACAACCTCGGCGGTGCGGGCGGGTTCGCGCTCGGGATCCTGCACGCGCTCGCGCTGGGCGCCGACTGGGTGTGGCTGGCCGACGACGACGGCCGCCCCGCGGACGAGACGGTGCTGTCGGTGCTCCTGGAGGAGGCCGAGAAGCGCGGTCTGGCCGAGATCTCGCCGATGGTCACCAACATCAACGCGCCGGAGAAGCTGGCGTTCCCGCTGCGGCGCGGGCTGACCTGGAAGCGCTCGTCGTCCGAGCTCGGCACCGACTTCCTGCCGGGAATCGCGTCGCTGTTCAACGGCGCGCTGTTCCGGTCGTCCACTTTGGATGTCGTCGGCGTGCCGGACCTGCGGCTGTTCGTGCGGGGCGACGAGGTCGAGGTGCACCGGCGACTGGTCCGGTCCGGGCTGCCGTTCGGGACGTCGCTGCGCGTGTCGTACCTGCACCCCGACGGGTCGGACGAGTTCAAGCCGATGCTCGGCGGGCGGTTCCACGCGCAGGACCCGGACAACGAGGTCAAGCGCTACTACACCTACCGCAATCGCGGGTACCTGCTGTCCCAGCCGGGGATGCGCAAGATCGGGGCGCTGGAGATCCTGCGGTTCGGCCTGTACTTCGTGGGGGTCAAGCGGGATCCGGGCGCGTTCGTGCAGTGGCTGAAGCTGGTGCGCCAGGGGCAGCGGGAGCGCTTCTTCCGCTACTGAGGCGGCTTGCGCTGTGCGCGAACTCTGTTGCCGCACAAGATCGGCTCCTGGTGTGCTGGTGGCATGGCTGATGAGAAACCCGCGCTCGTCCTGCACCTCGCCACCGGTGGTGAACCGCTGCTGTTCGCCCTGCCGCCCGAGGGCGTCGACGAGCTCGAAAAGGACCTCCACCTGCACCTCGAACACGGATCCGTGCAGACCGTGACGACCAGAGAAGGCTCGAAGGTCACCGTCAACTTCGCGCACGTGGCCGTCGCCTACATCGACGACCTGCAGCGGAAGAACAAGGTGTTCGGGCTGCACTGACCGGCAGCCGGTCAGCCGGGGTGGGCGCGCAGCCAGGCCAGCACCTGCCCGGCATGCTCGTCCGGCGGGAAGACCGGGTAGAAGACGTGCTCGACCACCCCGTCGCGGACGATCAGCGTCAGCCGCTTGTAGAGGGTGAGACCGGCTGTTTCGAAGGTGGGCAGGCCGAGCGCGCGAGCCAGGCTCAGCGCCGGATCGGCCAGCAACCGGAACGGCAGGTGGAGCCGTTCGACGGCCTCGCGCTGGTAGTCGCTGTCCTGGCTGGACAGGCCGAACACGCCCGCCGCGCCGGCGGCGAGCAGGTCCTCGTGGTGGTCGCGGAAGGCGCACGCCTCGGGGGTGCATCCGCGCGCTCCGGGGATCGCGTCCCAGCCTTCCGGCAGGTCGGTGCCCGGGCGGCCGGTGAGCGGGTACGCGTAGACCACCGTCCGGCCCGCGAGCGCGTCGAGGCGCACGGTCTCGCCGTCGGTGGCGCGTAGCTCCAGGGGCGGCACCCGCGCGCCCGGCAGGTGCGCGGCGGCGCCGTCGTCCTCGGGGACGGGCAGGTCGGCGGGCAGGTTCGTGAAGCCGGTCATCCGTCCCATCGTCGCCCAGAAAGCCCCGGAACGAAACCGGCCCCGCTCACCGGGGCGAGCGGGGCCGGGGGAACCTCAGAGGCGGTAGAGGCGCTTCCAGTTCTCGCGGCTGGTGAGCTGCGGCAGGGCGCGCTTGTACTGCTCCTGCACCGCGTGGCCCTCCTTCCGGAGGCGGTTCAGCGTCTTCACCGCGCGCTTGCCCAGCTCGAACATCCGCTCGCGGTCGTACTTGCGCACGCGCACGCCCTCCTGGGACGCGTCCGTCACCACGGCCGTGTCGAACAGCGCCAGGTGCCACCAGGTGGCCTCGTCGCTGGGCACGGCGCCCAGCGCGAAGCGGGAGCGGCCGCGCAGCCGGTCGACCACGCGCTTGATCAGGATGAGCCGCTGCAGCGCCGGGCGCGGGGCGGCGTTGATGATCCCGATGTCGTTCGACGCGATGCCGGGCACCTCGGTGGCGTCGTGCCGTTTGGTCTCCGGGTACTGCGCGCGGATGGCCCTGATCTCCTGCATCGCGGCCACGCCGCCGTCCTCGAGGATCGACGGGCCCTCCAGGAAGTCCTCGACCGCCTTGATCAGCGTGTGCGTCAGCCCGTACTGCATGCCCAGCAGGTAGCGCACGACCTGCGCCATCAGCGTCCGGCACACCACGGCCAGGTTGAAGTCACTGTGCAGGGCCGCGGTGATGATCGAGTTCCGCAGGTTGAAGTACCGGTGCCACTCGTCCCAGTCCTTCCAGTGGAAGTCCGCGTGCCACACACCCGCGCCGGGCAGCGTGACCGTCGGGAAGCCGTGCGCCCGCGCCCGGTAGCTGTACTCCGCGTCGTCCCACTGGAAGAAGAACGGCATCGGGTAGCCGACGGCCTTGACCACCTCGTACGGGATGAGGCACGACCACCAGCCGTTGTAGCCCGCGTCGAGCCGCTTCTCCTGGCGGTTCGGCTTGCCGGTCTCCTCGTCCACGCCGAGCAGGTCGGCCGTGTGCAGGCTGTGCTCGACCGGCACGCCCGGCTCGAGCGAGTTCAGCCGCGCGTACTCCGCCCCGACGTGCAGCTGGTGCGGGTGCAGCAGGTTGAGCATCTGGCCGCCGACGATGATCGGGTTCGCCGCGAGGTTCGAGAACGCCGTCATGCGGACCACCAGGTCCGGCTCGAGCAGCACGTCGTCGTCCATGAACAGGACGTTCGCGTGCTCGGTCTCGGTGTGCCCGGCGACCTCGTACAGGCCGCGCGTGAAGCCGCCGGCGCCGCCGAGGTTGGGCTGGGTGATGTAGTGCAGCTTGTCGCCGAGGTCGGCCGCGACCTGGGCGAACCCGTCGCGCGAGTCGACGCGGTCGGTGCCCTGGTCGGCGACGTAGATGGCGTCCAGGGTGTCCAGCGACTGGAGGTCACCGGCCAGTGCCTGCAGGTTCTTGAGGCAGTCGTCGGCGCGGTTCATCGTGCAGATGGTGACCGCGGTCGGGCGGATCTTCGCCGGCGGCTCGACCGTCCAGCGCACCCGCTCGACGGTCAGCCGCTGCCCGGCCTGGGTCTCCAGGTCCAGCCACAGCGCGCCGCCGTCGTAGAACTTGTCGATCTTCGCGTCGAACGCGACCACGGTCTGGTCGGCGCCCTCGACCTCGCGGGCCTCGATGGTGCGCGGCTCGCCCTCGGAGTCGGAGGCGCGGACGGCGAGCTGGCCGGCGCCGCTCACGACCGCCTCGACGCGCACCTGGCGCACCTTCGTCCAGCGCTGCCAGTAGCTGGCCGGGAACCGGCCGAAGTAGGTGTTGCCGGAGACCCGCGCCGACGGCTCCAGCGTGACGCCGTCCCGGCCGCGGTTGACCACGCCCTCGAGCACCTCGGAGTAGAGGTCCTTGGACACGACGGGCGACGGGCCGGCGTAGAGCCCGCGCTGGGCGGTCAGGCGACCCTCGGGAACGTGTTCGGCGAACGTGGTCTGGTCCTCTTTCGCCTGGGCTCCGTTGGTCTTCGCCTTCGCGGCGGCAGGCCGTCCCGCCGCAGTCTTGCCGGCCATCAGTTCTCAGTCCTCCAGGGGAATCCGACTCGCGTCCGCCAAGTTACACGGGTCGCCTGTGGAGGAATCACGCGCCGGACTCCGGCGAAACATCGGTCACACCTTCTTCGCGGAAGACAACCCACTTGAGCATCACGAAGTTGATGGCCGTGGCGGTGCCCTGGGAGATCACCCAGGCGACCGTCGGCTTGAACCGGAACTCCCCGAGCACGTGCAGCATCAGGGCATTCACGCCGACGGCGACGAAGAACGTGACGCCGTAAAGCAGGACGAAGCTGCCGACCTGGCCGGCGCCCTGCTTGCGGCCGGCGGAGAACGTGAACTTCCGGTTAAGGAAAAAGGCGGTGGTGGTGCCGACGATGAAACTGATCGCGCGAGCGACGGTGTCCCACGGAGCGTAATCAAGGCCGAGCGCCCGTAACGCCGTGTAGGTACCGAGATCGAGTAGCGCGCAAAACCCGCCGATGACCGCGAATCGCACCAACTGGCCGAGCAGGCCGGGGCTTTTCGCGGTCACTGCCTGCTCCTGCGGTTCCGTAGACACCACTGCACTACCTCACCAGCGTGCGATTTTCCGGGACCGGAAAAGTGTAGAAGCGCCTCCGCGAAAGCCGCCCCCCGGGGATCGTTACCCTGGTCCGGGTGAACACGACACCGCATACCGAGCGGCGGACACTCACCGGGTGGGGTCGCACCGCCCCGACCATCGCTGACGTGCTGACCACGCCGGACGTCGAGACGATCGCCCGCGCGGTGGCGCAGGCCGGCGAGCGCGGCGTGATCGCCCGTGGCCTCGGCCGCTCCTACGGGGACCCGGCGCAGAACGCCGGTGGACTCGTCATCGACATGACCGCCCTGAACACGATCCACTCGATCGACCCGGACACCGGCGAGGTCGACCTGGACGCCGGGGTGAGCCTCGACCAGCTGATGAAGGCCGCGCTGCCGCACGGGCTGTGGGTTCCGGTGCTGCCCGGAACGCGCCAGGTGACCATCGGTGGCGCGATCGCCAACGACATCCACGGCAAGAACCACCACAGCGCGGGCAGCTTCGGCAACCACGTGCTGTCGATGGACCTGGTCACCGCGGACGGCCGGATCCGCACGCTGACCCCCGACGGCCCCGAGTCCGAGCTGTTCTGGGCCACGGTCGCCGGCATCGGCCTGACCGGCATCATCGTGCGCGCGAAGATCCGGATGAAGAAGACCGAGAGCGCCTACTTCGTCGTCGACGCGGACCGCACGTCGAACCTGGACGAGACGCTGGAGCTGTTCACCAACGGCTCCGACCTCAACTACGACTACTCGATGTCGGTGCCGGACCTGATCAACGCCGACAGCCGCCTCGGCCGTGCCACGTTCTCCCGTGGCTCGCTGGCCCGGCTGGACCAGCTGCCGCCCAAGCTGCGGGCGAACCCGCTGAAGTTCGACGCGCCGCAGCTGATGACGCTGCCCGACATCTTCCCCAACGGCCTGGGCAACAAGCTCACGTTCGGGATGCTCAACAACGTCTGGCAGCGCACGGTGCCCAAGGGCGGCGCGCGCGGCAAGATCCAGAACCTGACGCAGTTCTACCACCCGCTGGACATGCTGAGCGAGTGGAACCGCGCCTACGGGTCGAAGGGCTTCCTGCAGTACCAGTTCTCCATCCCGTTCGGACGCGAGGACGCGCTGAAGGACCTGTGCCGCAAGATCGCGACGTCCGGGCACTACTCGTTCCTCAACGTGTTCAAGCGCATGGGCGAGGGCAACCGCGCGCCGCTGTCGTGGCCGTCGCCGGGCTGGATGCTGAGCGTGGACTTCCCCATCAAGGACGGCCTCGGCCGGTTCTGCACCGAGATGGACGAGGACGTGCTGGCCGCCGGCGGGCGGCTCTACACCGCGAAGGACTCCCGCACCACGCCGGAGACCTTCGCGAAGATGTACCCGCGGCTGGAGGAGTGGCGCAAGGTCCGCCAGTCGGTCGACCCCGAGGGCGTGTTCGCGTCCGACATGAGCCGGAGGCTTGAACTGTGATCGACGCTGTTGGCAACCCCCAGTCGCTGCTGCTGCTCGGCGGCACCTCGGACATCGCGCTGGCCATCGCGCGCAAGTACCTGAGCGAGGCGCCGGAGCTGCGCGTCGTGCTGGCCGCGCGGGCCTCCGAGCGGCGCAAGCAGGCCGCGGAGAGCCTGCGCGCCGCCGGCGCCGAGGTGTCCGAAGTGGACTTCGACGCGAAGGACACGGCGTCCCACCCCGCAGTGCTGGACCAGGCGTTCGCGCACGGTGACATCGACGTGGCCGTCGTGGCGTTCGGCCTGCTCGGCGACAACGAGGAGGCGTGGCAGAACCACGCGGTCGCGGTCGAGCTGGCGACGGTGAACTACACCGCGGCGGTGTCGGTCGGCGTCGCGCTGGCCGAGCGGCTGAAGAAGCAGGGCCACGGCACGGTGATCGCGCTGTCCTCTGTGGCCGGTGAGCGCGTGCGGCGGTCGAACTTCGTGTACGGCTCGACGAAGGCCGGGTTCGACGGGTTCTACCTGGGCCTGGGCGAGGCGCTGGCGCCGTCCGGGGTCAAGGTGACGGTCGTGCGGCCGGGCCAGGTCAAGACGAAGATGACCGAGGGCCTGGGCAAGGCGCCGCTGGAGCAGACGGCCGAGCAGGTCGCCGACATCGCCGTCGACGCGGCCCGCAAGGGCAAGGAGCTGGTGTGGGCGCCGGCCCCGTTCCGCGCGGTGATGTCGGTGCTGCGCCACGTGCCGCGGCCGATCTTCCGCAAGCTGCCGATCTGATCGTTCCCGACGAGAAACGCCCCGGTCACCGCGAGGTGGCCGGGGCGTTTTCGCGTCACTGGCTCAGCCAGTAGCCGTACGAGGTGTAGTCCGGGTAGGGGTTCAGCAGCGGGCGGGGCTGCTGGACCTCGATGCGCACCGACCCGGAGGTGATCAGCTCACCGGGGATCGTGTAGGTGTAGGTCGACCAGACGCCGTCGCGCTCGTCGCGGATCCAGGTTCCGGCCTCGGCGCCGTTGACCAGCACCCGCATGTCGAACACCGTGCCGTGCATCGCCGTGCGCGAGGTGATCGTCAGGGGGCGGCCGGGCACCAGGTTGTGCGCC
Coding sequences within it:
- the wzm gene encoding galactan export ABC transporter permease subunit Wzm/RfbD, whose translation is MQAISTVDQTSDDLARAAELPPLSDSRTFGRAVADIKEGLRERELWSHLGWQDIKQRYRRSVIGPFWITISQGVIALGLGLLYSQLFNMNIGTFLPYISAGFIVWAFIQGCLTEGMETFISNEGLIKQIKAPLTVYALRTVWRQTLMFAHNLIVIVVVVAIFFGNLAHGYSLTTESGHCTADTNLICHPGLGWYTLSAIPAFFLLAVNGLWVTLLLGIVSTRYRDLPQVINSLVQLLFYLTPIVWPIDQLKGGARQGVSWAEPIIKLNPIYHFVQILRAPLIGQAVSIWSWVAVGGITIVGWLLALVAMRNYRARVSYWV
- the wzt gene encoding galactan export ABC transporter ATP-binding subunit Wzt/RfbE, which produces MVSIDVQNAYVDFPIFDAKTRSLKKKVLGKVGGKIGTESKVPIIEALQDITLSLREGDRVGLVGHNGAGKSTLLRLLSGIYEPTRGLARVEGKVAPVFDLGVGMDPEISGFENIMIRGLFLGMTRKQMEKRVDDIAEFTELGDYLAMPLRTYSTGMRVRLALGVVTTIDPEILILDEGIGAVDAAFLNKARDRLVDLVNRSGMLVFASHADDLLLELCTTAIWMDEGRMRMRGGLREVLTAYKGRDPFENISTETAARLEAAPVGQGGE
- the glfT1 gene encoding galactofuranosyltransferase GlfT1 produces the protein MSGPEQAPMRPGGVAAVVVTRHRRDLLADSLKIIAAQTRPVDHLVVVDNGPDQPARDVVESFPGRYTYLPSHHNLGGAGGFALGILHALALGADWVWLADDDGRPADETVLSVLLEEAEKRGLAEISPMVTNINAPEKLAFPLRRGLTWKRSSSELGTDFLPGIASLFNGALFRSSTLDVVGVPDLRLFVRGDEVEVHRRLVRSGLPFGTSLRVSYLHPDGSDEFKPMLGGRFHAQDPDNEVKRYYTYRNRGYLLSQPGMRKIGALEILRFGLYFVGVKRDPGAFVQWLKLVRQGQRERFFRY
- a CDS encoding peroxiredoxin, coding for MTGFTNLPADLPVPEDDGAAAHLPGARVPPLELRATDGETVRLDALAGRTVVYAYPLTGRPGTDLPEGWDAIPGARGCTPEACAFRDHHEDLLAAGAAGVFGLSSQDSDYQREAVERLHLPFRLLADPALSLARALGLPTFETAGLTLYKRLTLIVRDGVVEHVFYPVFPPDEHAGQVLAWLRAHPG
- a CDS encoding glycosyltransferase; its protein translation is MAGKTAAGRPAAAKAKTNGAQAKEDQTTFAEHVPEGRLTAQRGLYAGPSPVVSKDLYSEVLEGVVNRGRDGVTLEPSARVSGNTYFGRFPASYWQRWTKVRQVRVEAVVSGAGQLAVRASDSEGEPRTIEAREVEGADQTVVAFDAKIDKFYDGGALWLDLETQAGQRLTVERVRWTVEPPAKIRPTAVTICTMNRADDCLKNLQALAGDLQSLDTLDAIYVADQGTDRVDSRDGFAQVAADLGDKLHYITQPNLGGAGGFTRGLYEVAGHTETEHANVLFMDDDVLLEPDLVVRMTAFSNLAANPIIVGGQMLNLLHPHQLHVGAEYARLNSLEPGVPVEHSLHTADLLGVDEETGKPNRQEKRLDAGYNGWWSCLIPYEVVKAVGYPMPFFFQWDDAEYSYRARAHGFPTVTLPGAGVWHADFHWKDWDEWHRYFNLRNSIITAALHSDFNLAVVCRTLMAQVVRYLLGMQYGLTHTLIKAVEDFLEGPSILEDGGVAAMQEIRAIRAQYPETKRHDATEVPGIASNDIGIINAAPRPALQRLILIKRVVDRLRGRSRFALGAVPSDEATWWHLALFDTAVVTDASQEGVRVRKYDRERMFELGKRAVKTLNRLRKEGHAVQEQYKRALPQLTSRENWKRLYRL
- a CDS encoding GtrA family protein, coding for MVSTEPQEQAVTAKSPGLLGQLVRFAVIGGFCALLDLGTYTALRALGLDYAPWDTVARAISFIVGTTTAFFLNRKFTFSAGRKQGAGQVGSFVLLYGVTFFVAVGVNALMLHVLGEFRFKPTVAWVISQGTATAINFVMLKWVVFREEGVTDVSPESGA
- a CDS encoding FAD-binding oxidoreductase; protein product: MNTTPHTERRTLTGWGRTAPTIADVLTTPDVETIARAVAQAGERGVIARGLGRSYGDPAQNAGGLVIDMTALNTIHSIDPDTGEVDLDAGVSLDQLMKAALPHGLWVPVLPGTRQVTIGGAIANDIHGKNHHSAGSFGNHVLSMDLVTADGRIRTLTPDGPESELFWATVAGIGLTGIIVRAKIRMKKTESAYFVVDADRTSNLDETLELFTNGSDLNYDYSMSVPDLINADSRLGRATFSRGSLARLDQLPPKLRANPLKFDAPQLMTLPDIFPNGLGNKLTFGMLNNVWQRTVPKGGARGKIQNLTQFYHPLDMLSEWNRAYGSKGFLQYQFSIPFGREDALKDLCRKIATSGHYSFLNVFKRMGEGNRAPLSWPSPGWMLSVDFPIKDGLGRFCTEMDEDVLAAGGRLYTAKDSRTTPETFAKMYPRLEEWRKVRQSVDPEGVFASDMSRRLEL
- a CDS encoding decaprenylphospho-beta-D-erythro-pentofuranosid-2-ulose 2-reductase; translation: MIDAVGNPQSLLLLGGTSDIALAIARKYLSEAPELRVVLAARASERRKQAAESLRAAGAEVSEVDFDAKDTASHPAVLDQAFAHGDIDVAVVAFGLLGDNEEAWQNHAVAVELATVNYTAAVSVGVALAERLKKQGHGTVIALSSVAGERVRRSNFVYGSTKAGFDGFYLGLGEALAPSGVKVTVVRPGQVKTKMTEGLGKAPLEQTAEQVADIAVDAARKGKELVWAPAPFRAVMSVLRHVPRPIFRKLPI